Proteins from a genomic interval of Thermoanaerobacterium sp. PSU-2:
- the yjeM gene encoding glutamate/gamma-aminobutyrate family transporter YjeM, with translation MNDESKKKLTLVPLILMIFTSVFGFNNMPRAFYLMGYSAIPWYILSGITFFLPYAFMMAEFGAAFKEESGGIYTWMERSVGPKYAFVGTFMWYASYVVWMVSICSTIFINISNIIFGTDRTSSLRLFGLNSTQVIGLMGILLIILITYVASKGLNWVSKIASIGGTSVLAINVIFLLGSIVVLIANGGKLAEPITSLKSFIVSPNPSYLSPIAVLSFIVFAIFAYGGTEVVGGVVDQTENAEKTFPKGVLFSAIIIAIGYSLGIFLVGIFTKWNSVLASNNVNMANAQYVIMNNFGYQIGLSLGASKSTAIIIGNWSARIVALSVFLSLMGAFFTLSYAPLRQLIEGTPAELWPVKTAEIDDKGVPKYAMWIQCLLVAVMLFLISFGGDIAKVFFARIVLMTNVAMTLPYVFLCLAYPSFKNNKKINRPFEIFKSRTSVIIATVLTSVTVGFANIFTIIEPAFSKDIASTLWMIAGPLFFTVVALLMFRRYEKSKNVVKDNPVKET, from the coding sequence ATGAACGATGAATCAAAGAAAAAGCTGACACTGGTGCCACTAATCTTGATGATTTTCACATCTGTTTTTGGTTTCAACAATATGCCAAGAGCATTTTATTTGATGGGATACAGCGCGATACCGTGGTACATTTTATCAGGTATAACATTTTTCTTGCCTTATGCTTTTATGATGGCGGAATTTGGCGCGGCTTTTAAAGAAGAAAGCGGCGGGATATACACGTGGATGGAAAGATCGGTTGGCCCTAAATACGCTTTTGTAGGTACTTTCATGTGGTATGCATCATATGTTGTATGGATGGTCAGCATTTGTTCAACGATTTTTATAAATATCTCAAATATAATTTTTGGAACTGATAGAACTTCTTCTCTTAGATTGTTTGGGCTAAATTCTACTCAAGTTATTGGATTAATGGGAATATTGCTTATCATATTGATTACTTATGTAGCAAGTAAAGGTTTAAATTGGGTATCGAAAATTGCTTCAATCGGTGGAACATCAGTATTAGCTATAAACGTCATATTCTTACTTGGTTCAATTGTTGTATTGATAGCAAATGGAGGAAAATTAGCTGAGCCCATTACATCTTTAAAATCGTTTATAGTTTCACCGAATCCGTCATATTTATCACCGATTGCAGTTTTGTCATTCATAGTATTTGCAATATTTGCGTATGGAGGAACAGAGGTAGTTGGCGGTGTCGTAGATCAAACGGAAAATGCAGAGAAGACATTTCCTAAAGGCGTATTGTTTTCAGCTATAATAATCGCAATCGGGTATTCTTTAGGAATATTCCTGGTTGGAATATTTACAAAGTGGAATAGTGTTTTAGCGTCTAACAATGTCAATATGGCAAATGCCCAGTATGTAATCATGAATAATTTTGGATATCAAATTGGATTAAGCCTAGGCGCAAGCAAAAGCACAGCAATAATCATTGGAAATTGGTCTGCTAGAATAGTAGCGCTATCTGTATTCTTATCATTAATGGGTGCATTCTTTACACTTAGCTATGCGCCATTAAGACAACTGATTGAAGGCACACCTGCTGAATTATGGCCTGTAAAGACAGCAGAAATAGATGATAAAGGTGTTCCGAAATATGCAATGTGGATACAATGTTTGTTAGTTGCTGTTATGTTGTTCCTCATATCATTTGGAGGAGACATAGCAAAAGTTTTCTTTGCTCGCATAGTGCTAATGACGAATGTAGCAATGACATTGCCGTATGTATTTTTGTGCTTAGCATATCCGTCATTTAAAAATAACAAAAAGATCAATAGACCGTTTGAAATCTTTAAAAGCAGAACATCTGTAATAATTGCGACTGTATTAACGTCAGTCACAGTAGGATTTGCAAATATTTTCACTATAATCGAACCAGCATTTTCAAAAGATA
- the ald gene encoding alanine dehydrogenase: MIIGVPKEIKEEEGRVAITPAGVHAFCSKGHRVLIENNAGLISGITNEEYKKAGAEIINTAEDVFNESDMILKVKEPQPSEYDYFKEGQILFTYLHLAPDRQQTEALLKKKVVGIAYETVQTDDGMLPLLSPMSEVAGRLSVTIGAYLLLSKNNGRGVLLSGVPGVEKANVVIVGGGTVGLNAAKIAVGMGANVTILDVNASRLAYLDDVFGGKVTTLMSNSYNIAKCTEEADLVIGAVLIPGAKTPKIITEEMVKNMRKGSVIVDVAIDQGGSVETMDRITSHDNPYFIKYDVVHYSVPNIPGVVPRTSTFALTNVTLPYALQIADKGYKKALLENKSLMRGLNVINGNVTYKAVAEAHGLEYVDPIEILSE, from the coding sequence ATGATAATCGGAGTACCAAAAGAAATAAAAGAAGAAGAAGGAAGAGTTGCTATTACACCTGCCGGTGTTCATGCATTTTGCAGTAAAGGACATAGAGTATTAATTGAAAATAATGCTGGTTTAATCAGTGGGATAACTAACGAAGAATATAAAAAGGCTGGAGCTGAAATCATTAACACGGCTGAAGACGTTTTTAATGAATCTGATATGATATTAAAGGTCAAGGAACCACAACCTTCCGAGTATGATTATTTTAAAGAAGGACAGATTTTGTTTACCTATTTACATTTAGCTCCAGATAGACAGCAAACAGAAGCGCTTTTAAAGAAAAAAGTAGTAGGTATAGCATATGAAACAGTTCAGACAGATGATGGAATGCTACCGCTATTAAGTCCTATGAGTGAAGTGGCAGGCAGACTATCAGTTACGATAGGTGCTTATTTGTTGCTTAGCAAAAATAATGGCAGAGGAGTTCTACTAAGCGGTGTTCCAGGTGTTGAAAAGGCGAATGTTGTCATAGTCGGTGGTGGAACGGTAGGACTAAATGCAGCAAAGATTGCAGTTGGAATGGGAGCTAATGTTACAATACTTGATGTAAATGCTTCAAGGCTTGCATACTTAGATGACGTTTTTGGAGGAAAAGTAACGACTCTTATGTCAAACAGTTATAATATAGCTAAATGTACTGAAGAAGCTGATTTAGTAATAGGAGCAGTGCTTATTCCGGGGGCTAAGACACCAAAAATAATAACAGAAGAAATGGTAAAGAACATGAGAAAAGGATCTGTAATCGTCGATGTAGCTATAGACCAAGGTGGTTCTGTCGAAACGATGGACAGAATAACATCTCATGACAATCCATACTTTATAAAATACGATGTGGTGCATTATTCTGTTCCAAATATACCCGGTGTAGTTCCGAGGACATCTACATTTGCATTGACAAATGTTACTTTGCCATACGCATTGCAGATTGCAGATAAAGGTTATAAGAAAGCGCTATTAGAGAATAAATCGCTTATGAGAGGACTTAATGTTATAAATGGTAATGTGACGTATAAGGCAGTAGCAGAAGCTCATGGACTTGAATATGTGGATCCAATAGAAATATTGTCAGAATAG
- a CDS encoding oligopeptide transporter, OPT family — protein MASGKAEHGRKLSDGAYGGISGDKYVPFVPAEEVLPESTFLSLVIGVIFAIVFAAANTYLGLKTGMTISAAIPAAVLSTGILKTIFRRNSILEANMATAIAATGESVAAGLLFSFPAIAIWGFKNEFTLERIIFAVLIGGLFGVLFVVPLRRYLTVEEHGKLLYPEGMAASEVLVTSNQGGSGFMTVLSGMLTGGIYKLLSGGFSIWSEEPAWNLNWFKGTQVGINVLASLLGVGFIVGIEISSYMLAGGILAWLGLIPLIKFFGDGLTSPIYPATTLIKDMSASQIWGSYIRYIGAGGVLAGGFITLFKTFPTLIKAFKDSLSGFGTSAKGQKRTDSDISINIVIIGSIFLFLLTWLLPMFKMTFIGSLLTILFSFFFAVVSARMTGIVGESNNPVSGMTIATLLVVTSILKLTGIVGDSGMILAITIGGIVCIAAATAGCNAQSLKTCYIIGGSPKKVESYLYTGIVASSIFAGLVLIMLNNSYGIGSKYVAAPQATIMSMVVKGIMTGHLPWILIIAGVFMGIMIEMMHIPVLPFALGLYLPFELSAAVMVGGIIRWIIDRKYKNDEKMYKEKTEKGILISSGLVAGDALMGLVIAIFAGLKINIGFGANWFTNSGAFASWISLLMFVLLGIYLYGYTVRDSKKTN, from the coding sequence ATGGCAAGTGGAAAAGCTGAACATGGAAGAAAGTTATCAGATGGCGCTTATGGCGGTATAAGTGGCGACAAGTATGTGCCATTTGTTCCAGCGGAAGAGGTTCTTCCAGAATCTACGTTTTTAAGTTTAGTTATAGGTGTGATATTTGCGATTGTTTTCGCGGCAGCTAATACTTATTTAGGTCTTAAAACTGGAATGACTATAAGTGCAGCGATTCCTGCTGCTGTTTTGTCTACTGGTATATTAAAGACGATTTTTAGAAGAAATAGCATATTAGAAGCTAATATGGCTACAGCAATAGCTGCAACGGGTGAAAGTGTTGCTGCTGGACTTTTGTTTTCTTTTCCAGCTATAGCTATTTGGGGCTTTAAAAATGAGTTTACGCTTGAAAGAATAATATTTGCGGTATTAATCGGTGGATTGTTTGGCGTATTATTCGTCGTACCTTTAAGAAGGTATTTAACGGTTGAAGAACACGGGAAACTTCTGTATCCAGAAGGAATGGCAGCTTCTGAAGTCCTTGTAACAAGCAATCAAGGCGGTTCGGGATTTATGACGGTTTTGTCCGGTATGCTTACAGGTGGCATATACAAACTTCTATCAGGCGGTTTTTCTATATGGTCAGAAGAGCCTGCATGGAATCTAAATTGGTTTAAAGGGACTCAAGTTGGGATAAATGTGTTAGCATCGTTATTAGGAGTTGGCTTCATAGTTGGAATAGAGATTTCTTCATACATGCTGGCAGGTGGTATATTGGCATGGCTTGGTCTTATACCATTGATAAAATTTTTTGGAGATGGTCTTACAAGTCCAATATATCCAGCTACAACTCTTATAAAAGATATGTCAGCTTCTCAAATATGGGGCAGCTATATAAGGTATATAGGTGCTGGTGGAGTATTGGCAGGAGGATTTATTACTTTATTCAAGACATTCCCTACACTTATAAAGGCGTTTAAAGACTCATTATCTGGGTTTGGAACGAGTGCAAAAGGTCAAAAAAGAACTGACAGCGATATATCGATAAATATAGTGATTATTGGTTCGATTTTTCTATTCCTTTTAACATGGCTTCTGCCTATGTTTAAGATGACATTTATAGGAAGTCTTTTAACGATATTATTTTCTTTCTTCTTCGCTGTTGTCTCAGCGAGAATGACAGGAATTGTTGGTGAATCCAATAACCCAGTGTCAGGTATGACAATAGCTACATTGCTTGTTGTTACGTCTATTTTAAAGCTTACAGGCATTGTCGGAGACAGTGGTATGATATTGGCAATTACGATTGGAGGCATAGTTTGTATTGCAGCAGCAACGGCAGGCTGCAATGCACAGTCTTTAAAAACGTGCTACATTATAGGTGGATCGCCTAAAAAGGTAGAGTCATACCTTTACACAGGAATAGTTGCATCATCAATTTTCGCGGGATTAGTGCTTATTATGCTTAATAATTCTTATGGAATTGGTTCAAAATATGTTGCTGCGCCACAAGCAACTATAATGTCAATGGTTGTAAAAGGAATAATGACAGGACACCTTCCATGGATATTAATCATTGCTGGTGTCTTTATGGGAATAATGATAGAGATGATGCATATTCCGGTATTGCCATTTGCACTTGGACTTTATTTGCCATTTGAGTTAAGTGCGGCTGTTATGGTTGGAGGAATCATCAGATGGATAATTGACAGGAAATACAAGAATGATGAAAAGATGTATAAAGAAAAGACTGAAAAAGGTATATTGATTTCTTCAGGATTAGTCGCTGGAGATGCTTTGATGGGATTAGTAATAGCCATATTTGCAGGCCTTAAAATAAATATAGGTTTTGGTGCTAATTGGTTTACAAATAGTGGAGCATTTGCTTCATGGATTTCACTTTTGATGTTTGTCTTGTTAGGAATTTACCTATACGGATATACAGTGAGAGATAGCAAAAAGACTAATTAG